In Candidatus Sulfotelmatobacter sp., a genomic segment contains:
- a CDS encoding S9 family peptidase, producing the protein MNCSRRQFLVGGVVLGTLMGVAAQTATLPTPPVAKVVPHVTEVNGHKMVDNYFWLRDKPNPEVRAYLEAENVYTDAVMKPTEAFQTKLYGEMLSRVKETDVEVPYREGDYFYYVRSEAGKQYPIRCRRKGSMDAPEEIVLDQNELAQGQVFMSVAAFAVSPDGNLLAYSYDNTGFRQYTLAVKDLRTGKTLVDHAERVGSVVWANDNQTIFYTQEDAVAKRQYRLYKHTAGSAGEDPIVYEEKDERFEVEAGKTRSQQYIFLVSASHTTTEARYISANDPTMEWKVMEPRKQGVEYYPDHNAGYFYIRVNDTGRNFRLVRTPVTDPGSTNWHEVVAHNPDIMLDDVDFFKDFCVFYERANGLPQIRVSNLRSGESKRIAFPEPAYAAYSYVNRVYDTTEFRYGYQSPITPPSVYAYDMEKGTSVLLKQKEVPGGYDRTKYQVEQIYATAADGVKIPISVLHLKGAKLDGKGALYLYGYGSYGISIDMFFNSNIFSMVDRGVVTAVAHIRGGGEMGKAWHDAGRMMNKRTTFTDFISCAEDLVKRGYGSKDRLAIEGRSAGGLLMGAVLNMRPDLFHAAIVGVPFVDVMNTMLDETLPLTVGEFEEWGNPKEKAAFDYMITYSPYDNIEAKNYPDMLVKTSFNDSQVMYWEPAKYTAKMRAMRTDHNILILKTNLSPAGHGGASGRYDRLHEAAFDYAYLLGEMGIRN; encoded by the coding sequence ATGAATTGTTCGCGGCGACAGTTTTTGGTTGGCGGAGTGGTGTTGGGGACGCTGATGGGGGTGGCGGCGCAGACTGCAACGCTGCCGACGCCGCCGGTGGCGAAGGTGGTTCCGCATGTGACCGAAGTGAACGGGCACAAGATGGTGGACAACTATTTCTGGCTGCGGGATAAGCCGAATCCGGAGGTGCGGGCTTATCTGGAGGCGGAGAACGTTTATACCGATGCGGTGATGAAGCCGACGGAAGCGTTTCAGACGAAGTTGTATGGCGAGATGCTGTCGCGGGTGAAGGAAACCGATGTCGAGGTTCCGTATCGCGAGGGCGACTATTTTTATTATGTGAGGAGCGAGGCAGGGAAGCAGTATCCGATTCGATGCCGGCGCAAGGGCAGCATGGATGCGCCGGAGGAAATTGTGCTGGATCAGAACGAGTTGGCGCAGGGACAAGTGTTCATGTCGGTGGCCGCGTTCGCGGTGAGTCCGGATGGGAATCTGCTGGCTTATTCGTATGACAACACTGGCTTCCGGCAGTACACGCTGGCGGTGAAGGATCTAAGGACAGGAAAAACTTTGGTGGATCACGCCGAGCGTGTGGGCTCGGTGGTTTGGGCGAACGATAATCAGACAATTTTTTATACGCAGGAAGATGCGGTGGCGAAGCGGCAGTACCGGCTGTACAAGCATACGGCGGGATCGGCGGGAGAGGATCCGATTGTGTATGAGGAGAAAGATGAGCGCTTCGAGGTAGAAGCGGGAAAGACGCGCAGCCAGCAATACATCTTTCTGGTTTCGGCGAGTCATACGACGACGGAAGCGCGGTACATCTCGGCGAACGATCCGACGATGGAGTGGAAGGTGATGGAGCCGCGGAAACAGGGCGTGGAATATTATCCCGACCACAATGCTGGGTATTTTTATATTCGGGTGAACGACACGGGGCGAAATTTCCGGCTGGTGCGGACTCCAGTGACGGACCCGGGAAGTACGAACTGGCATGAGGTGGTGGCGCATAATCCCGACATCATGCTGGACGATGTGGATTTCTTTAAGGATTTTTGCGTGTTCTACGAGCGAGCGAACGGGTTGCCACAGATTCGCGTATCGAATTTGCGAAGCGGGGAGTCGAAGCGAATTGCGTTTCCGGAGCCGGCGTATGCGGCGTATTCGTATGTAAACCGGGTGTATGACACGACGGAGTTTCGGTATGGGTATCAGTCGCCGATCACGCCGCCGTCGGTGTATGCGTATGACATGGAGAAAGGGACGTCGGTGCTTTTGAAGCAGAAAGAGGTGCCGGGGGGATACGACCGCACGAAATATCAGGTGGAGCAGATTTACGCGACAGCGGCGGATGGAGTGAAGATTCCGATTTCGGTGCTGCATTTGAAGGGCGCGAAGCTCGATGGGAAGGGAGCGCTTTATTTGTATGGTTATGGGTCGTATGGAATATCGATCGACATGTTTTTCAATTCGAATATTTTCAGCATGGTCGATCGCGGTGTGGTGACGGCGGTGGCGCACATTCGCGGCGGCGGGGAGATGGGCAAGGCCTGGCACGATGCGGGGCGCATGATGAACAAGAGGACGACGTTCACCGACTTTATTTCGTGCGCGGAAGATCTGGTGAAGCGCGGATATGGATCGAAGGACCGGCTGGCGATTGAAGGGCGCAGCGCGGGCGGATTGCTGATGGGAGCGGTGTTGAACATGCGTCCGGATTTGTTTCATGCGGCGATTGTGGGCGTGCCGTTTGTCGATGTGATGAACACGATGCTCGATGAAACTTTGCCGCTGACGGTGGGCGAGTTTGAGGAGTGGGGGAATCCGAAGGAGAAAGCGGCGTTCGATTACATGATTACGTATTCTCCGTACGACAACATTGAGGCGAAGAATTATCCGGACATGCTGGTGAAGACCTCGTTCAATGACAGCCAGGTGATGTATTGGGAGCCGGCGAAATATACGGCGAAGATGCGGGCCATGCGGACGGATCATAATATTTTGATTTTGAAAACGAATTTGAGTCCAGCGGGGCATGGCGGGGCGTCGGGACGGTATGACCGGCTGCATGAGGCAGCGTTTGATTATGCTTATTTACTGGGGGAGATGGGGATACGGAACTAG
- the rsmB gene encoding 16S rRNA (cytosine(967)-C(5))-methyltransferase RsmB codes for MPISPARAAAFDILLRVERDYSYASELLHSSAHANLSTPDHALATELVMGVLRWRSCLDAEIATASSQPLSKLDLEILISLRLAVYQFLWLDRIPKRAALHESVELVKRARKRSAAPFVNAVLRKLSQSTRSEILAGEPSSPEILAQTLAHPQWLVERWAREYGLPATQQICQFDQSIPATAVRLRTPTIEAQLQEEGVTLAPGALLASACRVQTGDITKTRAFREGQIVIQDEASQLVAALLGQGLSILDCCAAPGGKTLAIADRNPAGSIIAVELHPHRARLLRKLLRPHAARIRIVTADAQHLPITAQFDRVLADVPCSGTGTLARNPEIKWRLAPADLGDLAQRQLAILRSALAQVAPAGRLIYSTCSLEKEENEALVEQALSENKSFRLVDCSPELNRMKNTGDLTWSDPQSLARGPYLRTLPGIHPCDGFFAAIFERSRD; via the coding sequence ATGCCGATCTCCCCCGCCCGCGCCGCCGCCTTTGACATCCTCCTCCGCGTCGAACGCGATTACTCCTACGCCTCCGAACTCCTGCACTCCTCTGCCCATGCCAATCTCTCCACACCCGATCACGCCCTCGCCACTGAACTTGTCATGGGCGTTCTCCGCTGGCGTTCCTGCCTCGACGCCGAAATCGCTACAGCTTCCTCGCAGCCTCTCTCGAAACTCGACCTCGAGATTCTCATTTCCCTGCGCCTCGCCGTCTATCAATTCCTCTGGCTCGATCGCATACCGAAGCGCGCGGCTCTCCACGAAAGCGTCGAGTTGGTAAAGCGCGCTCGCAAACGCTCCGCCGCTCCATTCGTGAACGCGGTTCTACGCAAGCTCTCCCAATCGACACGTAGCGAAATTCTCGCGGGCGAGCCTTCCTCGCCAGAAATCTTGGCCCAAACTCTTGCCCATCCGCAGTGGCTCGTAGAACGCTGGGCCCGCGAATACGGACTTCCCGCCACGCAGCAAATCTGCCAATTCGATCAGTCCATTCCAGCGACAGCAGTCCGCCTTCGCACCCCAACCATCGAAGCACAACTCCAGGAAGAAGGAGTCACTCTCGCGCCCGGAGCCCTTCTCGCCTCCGCCTGCCGCGTCCAAACCGGAGATATCACGAAAACTCGAGCCTTCCGCGAAGGTCAAATCGTTATCCAGGACGAAGCCTCGCAACTCGTCGCCGCCCTCCTGGGCCAGGGACTGAGCATCCTCGACTGCTGCGCCGCCCCCGGCGGCAAGACACTAGCCATCGCAGACCGTAACCCCGCCGGTTCGATCATCGCCGTCGAACTCCATCCCCACCGCGCCCGCCTTCTTCGAAAGCTCTTGCGCCCCCACGCAGCGCGAATCCGGATCGTGACCGCCGACGCGCAACATCTCCCCATCACTGCCCAATTCGATCGCGTCCTCGCCGACGTCCCCTGCTCCGGCACCGGCACGCTCGCCCGCAATCCTGAAATCAAATGGCGTCTCGCACCGGCCGATCTCGGCGATCTCGCTCAACGCCAGCTCGCAATTCTCCGCTCCGCCCTCGCGCAAGTCGCTCCGGCAGGACGGCTCATCTACTCAACTTGTTCTCTGGAGAAAGAAGAAAACGAAGCCCTCGTCGAGCAAGCTCTGTCGGAAAACAAATCCTTCCGTCTTGTGGATTGCAGCCCAGAACTCAACCGCATGAAAAACACAGGCGACCTAACCTGGTCCGACCCACAATCTCTCGCGCGCGGTCCCTACCTCCGCACGCTGCCCGGCATCCACCCCTGCGACGGTTTCTTCGCCGCCATCTTCGAAAGATCTAGAGATTGA
- a CDS encoding ParB/RepB/Spo0J family partition protein, protein MRDQMMATTEKVAGEKMEKRRALGRGLESLLPGARGVNPAAGGTAPGQSGGAAGQQQVPHFVRNDKTLPDKTLSDGATASNEATAGVRFDGVIQAVAEDAVNEAGPQHSADSLPQSPLLAKDARNGAPGFPSDPVGVPEPGITIFAQAESRMPGNLVVNIELAAIDKNPYQTRYEFDEEKLEELMESIRAQGVVQPVVVRPAEEEGRYILIVGERRCRASRMAGKTMVPAIVKRVSEQQAAEMTIIENLQREDLNCIEQAEAFRVLSKEFSLTQAQIGQRVGMSRESVSNYMRLLKLPQEMMEHLIAGRLSFSEARELLKLEDVDIILQAGQRVVKEQMKFEQVEAMVMRMTGLLAPLPGDQLPGQERKKSGARWVDPNVRSAQTDLERMLGVRVRIRDRKGKGKIVIEYHTVDDYQRVVEMLRGKGSS, encoded by the coding sequence ATGAGGGATCAGATGATGGCTACGACGGAGAAAGTGGCGGGGGAGAAGATGGAGAAGCGGCGCGCTTTGGGACGGGGGTTGGAATCGTTGTTGCCGGGGGCGCGGGGGGTCAACCCTGCTGCGGGCGGGACGGCTCCTGGGCAGAGTGGTGGCGCTGCCGGCCAACAGCAGGTTCCTCACTTCGTTCGGAATGACAAAACTCTCCCTGACAAAACTCTCTCTGATGGCGCAACCGCCTCGAACGAAGCAACGGCGGGAGTACGGTTCGACGGCGTGATTCAAGCGGTGGCGGAGGATGCTGTCAATGAAGCCGGGCCGCAGCATTCTGCGGACAGTCTGCCCCAATCCCCACTTCTCGCAAAGGACGCGAGAAATGGGGCACCCGGGTTTCCATCCGATCCGGTGGGAGTTCCTGAGCCCGGCATCACGATATTTGCGCAGGCGGAATCGCGGATGCCGGGGAATCTGGTGGTCAACATTGAGCTGGCTGCGATTGACAAGAATCCTTACCAGACACGGTATGAGTTCGACGAAGAGAAGCTGGAAGAGTTGATGGAGTCGATTCGGGCGCAGGGGGTGGTGCAGCCGGTGGTGGTGCGTCCGGCGGAGGAAGAAGGGCGCTACATTCTGATCGTGGGGGAGCGACGGTGCCGGGCGTCGCGGATGGCGGGCAAGACGATGGTGCCGGCGATTGTGAAGCGGGTCTCGGAGCAACAGGCGGCCGAGATGACAATCATTGAAAACCTGCAACGCGAGGATTTGAATTGCATTGAGCAGGCGGAGGCGTTCCGGGTGCTGAGCAAGGAGTTTAGCCTGACGCAGGCGCAGATCGGGCAGCGGGTGGGAATGTCGCGCGAATCGGTGTCGAACTACATGCGGCTGTTGAAGCTGCCGCAGGAGATGATGGAACACTTGATTGCGGGGAGGCTCAGCTTCAGCGAGGCGAGGGAGCTGTTGAAGCTGGAGGACGTGGACATTATCCTGCAAGCGGGGCAGCGGGTGGTGAAAGAGCAGATGAAGTTTGAGCAAGTCGAGGCGATGGTGATGCGGATGACGGGGTTGCTGGCGCCGCTGCCGGGAGATCAGTTACCTGGCCAGGAGAGGAAGAAGAGCGGGGCGCGGTGGGTGGATCCGAATGTGAGGTCGGCGCAGACGGACTTGGAGCGGATGCTGGGGGTGCGGGTGCGAATCCGGGACCGGAAGGGCAAGGGCAAGATTGTGATTGAGTATCACACGGTGGATGACTATCAGCGGGTAGTGGAGATGTTGAGGGGGAAAGGAAGCTCCTAG
- a CDS encoding PASTA domain-containing protein, with product MRSAIRFAMLALVLLIVAMVSALTAMRFAIHGQEVAVPALVGLTPGEAERAVAGPGLQISIERQYYSPTIAEGRIMSQLPLPGTKVRRGWQVRVAQSLGPTRVKIPDVTGQSEHAAELNIRRRGLDVASIAGVEEPGIPADQVLAQNPTANATQVTAPKISLLVTAVVEAQAFVMPSFVGQPLGSASQTLQDSGFKLGSVSVAAAAPAVTDAANPAAPIAPVAPPAQPSPASIIVSQTPGAGQKVFGGASINFEVR from the coding sequence ATGAGATCGGCGATTCGATTTGCGATGCTGGCGCTGGTGCTTTTGATTGTGGCGATGGTGTCGGCGCTGACGGCGATGCGGTTTGCGATTCATGGGCAGGAGGTCGCGGTGCCGGCGCTAGTGGGGCTGACGCCGGGAGAAGCGGAGCGGGCGGTGGCGGGACCGGGATTGCAGATTTCTATCGAGCGGCAGTATTACAGTCCGACGATTGCTGAGGGGAGAATCATGTCGCAGTTGCCGTTGCCGGGGACGAAAGTGCGGCGCGGATGGCAGGTGCGGGTGGCGCAGAGTTTGGGACCGACGCGGGTGAAGATTCCGGATGTGACGGGGCAGAGTGAGCATGCGGCGGAATTGAATATCCGGCGGCGCGGGCTGGATGTGGCGTCGATTGCCGGGGTTGAAGAGCCGGGGATTCCTGCGGATCAGGTTTTGGCGCAGAACCCGACGGCAAACGCGACGCAGGTGACGGCGCCGAAGATCAGCTTGCTGGTGACGGCGGTGGTGGAAGCGCAGGCATTTGTGATGCCGAGCTTTGTGGGCCAGCCGTTGGGCAGTGCGAGCCAGACGCTTCAGGATTCGGGATTCAAGTTGGGGAGTGTGAGCGTTGCAGCGGCGGCGCCGGCAGTGACCGATGCGGCGAATCCGGCTGCTCCAATCGCGCCTGTGGCGCCACCGGCGCAGCCTTCGCCGGCGAGCATTATTGTGTCGCAGACGCCAGGGGCGGGGCAGAAGGTGTTTGGGGGGGCAAGTATTAATTTTGAGGTGCGGTGA